One region of Sardina pilchardus chromosome 18, fSarPil1.1, whole genome shotgun sequence genomic DNA includes:
- the si:dkey-51a16.9 gene encoding RING finger protein 122 isoform X3 has protein sequence MTSEGEIYHLPLNVYVIILGIGLFIFLLSMIFCCYLFRWDPPSCHLGWLRRQGTREQYGYNEVVLKGASKKLSLLGQTCAVCLEEFRSRDELGVCPCSHAFHKKCLVKWLEIRSVCPMCNKPICRLQPDPPQGAEGPQGLLEV, from the exons ATGACCTCTGAGGGGGAGATCTATCACCTCCCCCTCAACGTCTACGTCATTATCCTGGGCATCGGCCTCTTCATCTTCCTGCTCAGCATGATCTTCTGCTGCTACCTGTTCAGGTGGGACCCTCCCTCTTGCCACCTGGGCTG GTTGAGGCGGCAAGGCACAAGAGAACAATATGGATACAATGAG gTGGTTCTGAAAGGAGCCAGCAAGAAACTGAGTCTTCTTGGA CAAACCTGTGCAGTGTGTTTGGAGGAATTCAGGAGTCGAGATGAGCTTGGAGTGTGTCCTTGCTCACATGCTTTTCACAAAAA gtgTTTGGTGAAGTGGCTGGAGATCCGCAGTGTCTGCCCCATGTGCAACAAACCCATCTGCCGGCTCCAGCCAGACCCCCCTCAGGGTGCGGAGGGGCCGCAGGGCCTCCtggaggtgtga
- the si:dkey-51a16.9 gene encoding RING finger protein 122 isoform X1, with translation MHPVLWCNGCVCGPGLQIIDPFCKMTSEGEIYHLPLNVYVIILGIGLFIFLLSMIFCCYLFRWDPPSCHLGWLRRQGTREQYGYNEVVLKGASKKLSLLGQTCAVCLEEFRSRDELGVCPCSHAFHKKCLVKWLEIRSVCPMCNKPICRLQPDPPQGAEGPQGLLEV, from the exons ATGCACCCAGTCCTGTGGTGTAAcg gatgtgtgtgtggcccaggaCTGCAAATCATCGACCCGTTCTGCAAGATGACCTCTGAGGGGGAGATCTATCACCTCCCCCTCAACGTCTACGTCATTATCCTGGGCATCGGCCTCTTCATCTTCCTGCTCAGCATGATCTTCTGCTGCTACCTGTTCAGGTGGGACCCTCCCTCTTGCCACCTGGGCTG GTTGAGGCGGCAAGGCACAAGAGAACAATATGGATACAATGAG gTGGTTCTGAAAGGAGCCAGCAAGAAACTGAGTCTTCTTGGA CAAACCTGTGCAGTGTGTTTGGAGGAATTCAGGAGTCGAGATGAGCTTGGAGTGTGTCCTTGCTCACATGCTTTTCACAAAAA gtgTTTGGTGAAGTGGCTGGAGATCCGCAGTGTCTGCCCCATGTGCAACAAACCCATCTGCCGGCTCCAGCCAGACCCCCCTCAGGGTGCGGAGGGGCCGCAGGGCCTCCtggaggtgtga
- the si:dkey-51a16.9 gene encoding RING finger protein 122 isoform X2, translating to MHPVLWCNGCVCGPGLQIIDPFCKMTSEGEIYHLPLNVYVIILGIGLFIFLLSMIFCCYLFRLRRQGTREQYGYNEVVLKGASKKLSLLGQTCAVCLEEFRSRDELGVCPCSHAFHKKCLVKWLEIRSVCPMCNKPICRLQPDPPQGAEGPQGLLEV from the exons ATGCACCCAGTCCTGTGGTGTAAcg gatgtgtgtgtggcccaggaCTGCAAATCATCGACCCGTTCTGCAAGATGACCTCTGAGGGGGAGATCTATCACCTCCCCCTCAACGTCTACGTCATTATCCTGGGCATCGGCCTCTTCATCTTCCTGCTCAGCATGATCTTCTGCTGCTACCTGTTCAG GTTGAGGCGGCAAGGCACAAGAGAACAATATGGATACAATGAG gTGGTTCTGAAAGGAGCCAGCAAGAAACTGAGTCTTCTTGGA CAAACCTGTGCAGTGTGTTTGGAGGAATTCAGGAGTCGAGATGAGCTTGGAGTGTGTCCTTGCTCACATGCTTTTCACAAAAA gtgTTTGGTGAAGTGGCTGGAGATCCGCAGTGTCTGCCCCATGTGCAACAAACCCATCTGCCGGCTCCAGCCAGACCCCCCTCAGGGTGCGGAGGGGCCGCAGGGCCTCCtggaggtgtga
- the calhm2.1 gene encoding calcium homeostasis modulator protein 2.1 — MAALVRENFKFMSLFFKSKDVMIFNGLVALGTVGGQTAYNIFAFSCPCSTARNYLYGLAAMGIPTLALFLVGVMLNHNTWDILSECRLRRCRKLSGVAVFALLASIVGRASVAPITWMVLSLLRGEAYTCALSEFVDPASIKDFPSNYSDVHGIMAGFPCQQVPVELLPFWNMIERRLRYESQLLGWMLVGFVSLTVFLVLCFRHCCSPLGYQQEAYWSHFRSQESKVFQRTMDAHAHIQAIHNVRSFFGFVALDKDEQELLESAVDGKAEVPSQEWNRITGVYLYRENQGMPLYSRLQKWSNYKLQNDIEAMEKEF; from the exons ATGGCTGCCCTGGTCCGTGAGAACTTCAAATTCATGTCCCTCTTCTTCAAGAGCAAGGATGTAATGATCTTCAATGGGCTCGTCGCCCTGGGAACGGTCGGCGGACAGACGGCCTACAACATCTTTGCCTTCAGCTGCCCGTGTTCCACGGCACGGAACTACCTGTATGGCCTGGCGGCCATGGGCATTCCCACCCTGGCCCTCTTCCTTGTGGGGGTGATGCTGAACCACAACACGTGGGACATCCTGTCCGAGTGTCGCTTGAGAAGGTGCCGGAAGCTCTCGGGGGTGGCTGTGTTCGCGCTGCTGGCCTCCATCGTGGGACGGGCGTCCGTGGCCCCCATCACCTGGATGGTGCTGTCGCTGCTCAGGGGCGAGGCGTACACCTGTGCCCTGAGTGAGTTTGTGGACCCGGCGTCCATTAAGGATTTCCCCAGTAACTATTCGGATGTGCACGGAATCATGGCTGGCTTTCCATGCCAGCAGGTTCCCGTGGAGCTGTTACCGTTCTGGAACATGATTGAAAGGAGACTACGATACGAGTCACAG TTGCTGGGTTGGATGCTGGTGGGCTTTGTGTCCCTCACTGTATTCCTAGTCCTGTGCTTCAGGCactgctgctctcctctgggCTACCAGCAGGAGGCGTACTGGTCCCACTTCCGCTCCCAGGAGAGCAAAGTCTTCCAGCGCACCATGGACGCCCACGCGCACATCCAGGCCATCCACAACGTGCGCAGCTTCTTCGGCTTTGTGGCCCTCGACAAGGATGAGCAGGAGCTTCTGGAAAGCGCGGTGGACGGCAAGGCTGAGGTGCCCAGTCAGGAGTGGAACCGCATCACCGGGGTGTACCTATACCGGGAGAACCAGGGGATGCCCCTCTACAGCCGCCTCCAGAAGTGGTCCAACTACAAACTGCAGAACGACATCGAGGCGATGGAGAAAGAATTTTGA
- the calhm3 gene encoding calcium homeostasis modulator protein 3 has product MERLKLVLQYFQSNSESISNGICALLALISVKLYTSFDFNCPCMPQYNKLYGLGVMFVPPLILFLLGVLINRHTGVMMEEWLRPIGKRSKNPTVIKHLFSAMIQRSLLAPMVWILVTLLDGKCFVCAFSMNVDPKYFSGIPNNTGLEMTRILAKVPCKEDAIFQNTTFRKAVSRYVRCYSQAIGWSILLLLILVGAVGRVIKPCFNHAGFLQTRYWSNYLDIEQKLFDETCVLHARDFARKCVTQFFEGRRDDAVLRLPLARALITRPCRRDEFGEEDEEEERLHGITSQDQVDHLLHAWYQSKPELDVTKMAYRPRACITWEDDQGRAVFSDV; this is encoded by the exons ATGGAGCGTCTTAAATTAGTCCTGCAATACTTTCAGTCCAACTCTGAGTCAATCTCTAACGGAATCTGTGCTCTTTTGGCGCTTATCAGTGTAAAACTTTATACGAGTTTTGATTTTAACTGTCCATGCATGCCTCAATATAATAAATTATACGGACTAGGAGTCATGTTCGTACCCCCGCTCATATTGTTCCTACTGGGAGTGCTCATCAACCGGCACACGGGTGTTATGATGGAAGAATGGCTAAGACCCATAGGGAAAAGATCCAAAAATCCTACTGTGATCAA ACATTTGTTCTCAGCCATGATCCAGAGGAGCCTTCTGGCCCCCATGGTGTGGATTCTGGTGACCCTCCTGGACGGGaaatgctttgtgtgtgcattcagcATGAACGTGGATCCAAAGTACTTCAGTGGCATTCCGAACAACACAGGACTGGAGATGACCAGGATCCTGGCAAAGGTGCCGTGCAAGGAGGACGCCATCTTCCAGAACACCACCTTCCGCAAGGCCGTGTCACGTTATGTCCGCTGCTATTCTCAG GCAATAGGCTGGTCCATTCTGCTGCTCCTGATACTGGTGGGTGCAGTAGGTCGCGTCATCAAGCCCTGCTTCAACCATGCCGGCTTTCTGCAGACGCGATACTGGAGCAACTACCTGGACATCGAACAGAAGCTCTTCGACGAGACCTGCGTCCTGCACGCGCGCGACTTCGCCCGCAAGTGCGTCACGCAGTTCTTCGAAGGCCGGCGCGACGACGCCGTGCTGCGTTTGCCGCTGGCCCGCGCCCTCATCACCCGTCCCTGCCGCCGGGACGAGTTcggggaggaggacgaggaggaggagcgtcTCCACGGCATCACCAGTCAGGACCAGGTGGACCACCTGCTGCACGCCTGGTACCAGAGCAAGCCTGAGCTGGACGTGACCAAGATGGCCTACAGACCCAGAGCCTGTATCACCTGGGAAGATGACCAGGGACGGGCGGTCTTCTCGGATGTATAG